Below is a window of Mucilaginibacter sp. PAMC 26640 DNA.
ATAATTCCTTGCGTTTCAAGAAAGGTAGCCATGCTTTGCCGGTTATTAAGCTCTTGGTATTCTTTATAGAAAATGTCTTTTTCGTAAATTTTGGGATTGTCTGACCGGTTGATCCCCCTACCAGGATTAATAACCAATAAGCGGGCAAAATTTTTAACATCAACTTCCGTGGCTTTAACTTTCATCATTGACCTGTTACCCGCAAATAAAGAAATCCCATCTGGCGATTCTTCAAAGAATTGTATAAAGTATTGGCTCATGTGACTTAGGCAACAGAGATTGCATAAAGTAAAACTTGGTATAATATACAGATAGCCAGGCTCCAATTGCAATACCGTTTTAACATCGGAAATTTCTCCGGCACCTTCATCAATGTAGTAGATCCGGTAGTAAGGGCTAATTACATTTCGGTAGTTCCACTTTTCACCGAGCTTGACACGATCTACATTTAGCATGGAAAAAGTATGCCTTAAAACTCTTTTGTTCATTTGCTAATTAAAAATCAAACATCAGAAAATTAGGTGAATAATCATTATCAACCTACCCAAATGTCTGATTTGTATAAAAAGAAGTCTATTTAAGTGCTATTTTCAACAAGCTCCTTAAGTTAAATTTGTCTACCAATTCAGCAAACCATAGCCAATTTGTTTAGCTTTTGTAAATAACAAACCTTGGGCATTTATAAGTTAAAACTTGTGCAAGGCATACGTTAAAAGTTGCTGTTCTCTGGATGAGATGAGAAGACTAAGTTCAGAGGTCATTGTTAATAACCAACCAATTATTGTTAAACCTAAAAATTTGCTTATGATAAAATAACAACCAAAAATCTTCAAAGATCGAGAACGTGGTTCTAACATTCTCCTAACCAGTCCTCTACAGATATCTATGCCACCTTTTAAATAAGGTGCAGAGGGGGATTATTGTCTCATTTTTAACCAAATAAAACATCCTAGTATATGAGTTTTAATTTAAAAAAAAATATTTCCTGGCGCAAAATCCTAAAAAGATCATG
It encodes the following:
- a CDS encoding regulator; this translates as MNKRVLRHTFSMLNVDRVKLGEKWNYRNVISPYYRIYYIDEGAGEISDVKTVLQLEPGYLYIIPSFTLCNLCCLSHMSQYFIQFFEESPDGISLFAGNRSMMKVKATEVDVKNFARLLVINPGRGINRSDNPKIYEKDIFYKEYQELNNRQSMATFLETQGIILQLISRFFTSGIFKQQESGHIPMKIMEAISYISLNLKNELSVKLLAERANQHTDYFSRLFQQYTGERPINYIHEKRIERAQYLMVATQMTLSQIATHTGFDNVFYFSKVFKKVTGFSPRQYQLQLDHTNS